GAATGAATCTTAAGGAAAGGCCAGAAGGACCTTAGTGAAATCGTATCTTATGGGTTAGGTGAATTCTACCTTATTGTTTTTAGATATGATTACCTTCTTGGTAAATAAATTCGTAAAAAAAGATTCATTTTTCGAGAAATTACACATCTTATTGCAATCAATACAAAAATGAATTTACTTTTAATAATCCTCGCTTTGTTATCGTACCAATAAGGAAGATTTGATACTATCTTCATAAGGTTACATGTATGGAAGAAAACGAAACAATAGAGATTCCACAGATTCAAGAAGAACCTGCTCCTGAAGTAGCAGTTGTGGTTAAAAAAGCGGCTCCTAAGAAGAAAAAAGCGGCAAAAAAGAAAGCAGCGAAGAAAAAAGCTAAAAAAGCGGCTCCTAAAAAGAAGAAAGCGGCAAAGAAAAAAGTAGCTAAGAAAAAAAAAGCGGCTAAGAAAAAAGTTAAGAAGGTTGTTTCTAAAAAGAGACCTGCGAAAAAGAAAACTGCTAAGAAAAAAGCAGCGAAAAAGAAAGTCGCAAGAAAGAAAAAAAGACGTTAACGACGTTTGGGATAGTAGCTTCAGTTTCTCCCCTGGAGAATCCTTTCAGGTAGAGCCCGTTCTATTATCCCAAAATCACTATTTTACCCTATCTACAAATTATTCAGAACAACACCTTTCTTTCTGAGCCATTTTTGTTTTCCTCTTTTGCCAATCCATTGGAGAAGAGGAGAGAGTATCCCCAAAAACCAAGGAAATACCGCGATAAACCTTGAAGTTAAACCATCACTGTATGGTACGTAGATTTCTAAGGTTCCTTTTCTGATTCCTTTCATCACTGCCTTTGCCACATCCTCAGGGGATTGCACTGAGTTAACCCAATTGAGATTACTCCCTCCATGAAGGGCCTCATGCATTAACATCGGTGTATCAACGGCCGCAGGATAAATCCCCGATATTTTGATTTTGGTATTCTTTAGTTCTTCATACAGAGCAGTCAAAAATCCCCTAAGTCCAAACTTGCCAGCGGAGTAAAGGGCTGAATCAGCTAAAGCGATAATTCCGCCAATCGAAACAATGGAAACGATGGCACCTTCTCCTCTTTTTAACATCAAAGGTAGAATCCCATAAGTGATATGGATGGGACTGACTAGATTGATCCATATTTGCCTTTGAATGTCATTTAGAGTTTGGTTTACAAAGGGTCCCTCTTTGGTATAACCCGCGTTGTTGATTAAAACATCAATCACAGGGAAATCTGTTTGTATCCATTGGATTAGATTTTGGATCTCGTCTGGATTTGTTTGGTCGCAAACAAAATACTTAGGGCTTCCATTGAGTTTTTCTTTCACTTTCGACATCTTATCCAAACTAACATCAGAAAGCAGTAATTGGTAACCTTCTCTGTCTAACCGGACAGCAATGGCTTCTGCAATGGCACCACCACCTCCTGTAATCAAAGCAACCTTTTTCTGAAACGGATTTGCGGATTGAGTCTTCATATTTTTGGGCCAACTTTTGTGCCTTTGCTTTCTCCAGAAATCACTTGCGGTGACAATAAATGTTGGAATTGTCCTGGTTTTAATTCTGGCCATCCCATTTTCTTTTGAATTTTAGACCTGTACTGTTTGTATGCTACCTGATTGACATAGACTGAATGGCGACCTGTATTTAGATATTGGATGTTCCCATTGAGCAATGGGCGATCATTTTGAATCAGTTGGGCAAACCTTTTTGCCGAAGGATTTCCCTTTCGATTTGCATCAATATACGAAGCGATCAAATTTGCCATTTCATCGAACATTTTATAGGCACCGCCGTCTGTTTCCATATAACCAAGTGCATATAAATTTTCGTAATTTCTGTTGAATAAAGTAAGGTAAAGTTCCGGTCTTCCTTGTTTCCACTCAAAGTAACTTTCCTCCATATAGGGAATCGACCAGTTGTAACCTGTTGCCAAAATGATGAGATCGATCTTTACCTTTGATCCGTCTTTAAAGATCACCGAATCACCTTCAAGTCTTTGTATATCAGGTTTTGCAATCACATCACCATGTCGTAAATTATGTAATAGTTGATCATTGATGATAGGATGTGTTTCGAAGATTTTATGATCGGGAGCAGGTAAACCAAGCTTAGTTAAATCACCAACAAGCAGATTCAACAATTTCCCGAGAACGAATTGTGAGAGCCAATTGGGAATCCAATGGGCACCGTCACCAAAAACATCCGCAGGTTTTCCTAGTATATGTTTTGGAATGAAATGGTATCCTCGTCTAACACTGATATAAGCTTGTTCCGCATTCGCACCTGCGTCACAGGTTATATCACAACCAGAGTTTCCTGCACCTACCACAAGGACTCGTTTTCCTTGAAACAAATGGGAAGATTTATAGTTTACGCTATGTAGAATTTTGCCAGTAAAACTTGACTGTCCTTCAATCGTTGGAATATTCGGCGACCAAGTAATTCCACTTGCGCATACAATCCCGCCAAAAAGATATTTCTCGCCAGAACTAGTTTCGACAAACCAACGTTTGTTTATATTTTTGATTTGTTTGATCTCTGTGTTAAATTGGATATTTGGATAAAGACCGTAAACCTTCGCAAATTCTCTATGATAGTTAAGTATTTGCTGGTTCGAAGGATAATCGGGATACTCATCTGGCATTGGAAAGTCAAAATAATTAGAAAGATATTTAGAAGAAATAAAGTGAGCACTTTCATACATTGGGGAACCAGGATTTTTTATATCCCAAATGCCACCGACATCACTATGCCTCTCAAATGCTTGAAATGGAATTCCCTTGGAGAGAAGGGATCTTGCCATCGCAAGGCCTGCGGGACCCGCACCAACGATGCAGATTGTATCAGATTTATCAATGATTCCTTTGGAATCTATATTTTGATTGTTTTTTCGTTCCATATTGTCTCCATTCTTAACATGAGCAATGCTCATGAAAATATGATCAATGCTCTTTATTTAGAATGAGTCAAATACAAAATTGGACTTAGATCAAAAAAAGAAGTGCAAATATTCCCCAGGGAAATCTCCTTTTCTTATGAGTCTTGAGTCAAAAATACCTGTTCAAACCAGAAGTCGTGATCGGGTGGAACTCATTCTAAAAACAGCTCGGGAGTTAATTGGAGAAAAGGGAATTGATTCTGTTAGTATGCGAGAGATTGCGCAGACTGCAGGAATTCAAATTGGTTCCTTATACCAATATTTTCCCGGAAAAAGCGCCTTATTGTTATCCATCATGAATCAATATTATGATTCACTATATCAGGAAACCAAACGAATTCTGGATCCTGTTCGAACAATTAAAGAATTGGAAGTGGCAGCGGAAAAAGCCTTCAAACATTTCATCGATTTTTTTCAGAAAGAACCGGCTTTGGCAAATCTTTGGTCAGGAGCTCGCGCCATTCCCGAATTGATAGTAGAAGACAATCATGACACCTATCGAAATGCTGATTTAATCATTAAAACAACTCTACGTTGCCTTCCGGTGCTAAAAGAATCGGAAGTCCGGCCTTTTGCTCTCTATTTCAGTCATACAACAGGAATGATTCTTCGATTTGCAAAAGAAATCGATACTGACCACGGTAAGGCGGTAATTAAGGAATCATTGGAAATATTGAGATTAAGGC
The sequence above is drawn from the Leptospira sp. WS4.C2 genome and encodes:
- a CDS encoding SDR family NAD(P)-dependent oxidoreductase; translation: MKTQSANPFQKKVALITGGGGAIAEAIAVRLDREGYQLLLSDVSLDKMSKVKEKLNGSPKYFVCDQTNPDEIQNLIQWIQTDFPVIDVLINNAGYTKEGPFVNQTLNDIQRQIWINLVSPIHITYGILPLMLKRGEGAIVSIVSIGGIIALADSALYSAGKFGLRGFLTALYEELKNTKIKISGIYPAAVDTPMLMHEALHGGSNLNWVNSVQSPEDVAKAVMKGIRKGTLEIYVPYSDGLTSRFIAVFPWFLGILSPLLQWIGKRGKQKWLRKKGVVLNNL
- a CDS encoding flavin-containing monooxygenase, coding for MERKNNQNIDSKGIIDKSDTICIVGAGPAGLAMARSLLSKGIPFQAFERHSDVGGIWDIKNPGSPMYESAHFISSKYLSNYFDFPMPDEYPDYPSNQQILNYHREFAKVYGLYPNIQFNTEIKQIKNINKRWFVETSSGEKYLFGGIVCASGITWSPNIPTIEGQSSFTGKILHSVNYKSSHLFQGKRVLVVGAGNSGCDITCDAGANAEQAYISVRRGYHFIPKHILGKPADVFGDGAHWIPNWLSQFVLGKLLNLLVGDLTKLGLPAPDHKIFETHPIINDQLLHNLRHGDVIAKPDIQRLEGDSVIFKDGSKVKIDLIILATGYNWSIPYMEESYFEWKQGRPELYLTLFNRNYENLYALGYMETDGGAYKMFDEMANLIASYIDANRKGNPSAKRFAQLIQNDRPLLNGNIQYLNTGRHSVYVNQVAYKQYRSKIQKKMGWPELKPGQFQHLLSPQVISGESKGTKVGPKI
- a CDS encoding TetR/AcrR family transcriptional regulator produces the protein MSLESKIPVQTRSRDRVELILKTARELIGEKGIDSVSMREIAQTAGIQIGSLYQYFPGKSALLLSIMNQYYDSLYQETKRILDPVRTIKELEVAAEKAFKHFIDFFQKEPALANLWSGARAIPELIVEDNHDTYRNADLIIKTTLRCLPVLKESEVRPFALYFSHTTGMILRFAKEIDTDHGKAVIKESLEILRLRLREFEKISKQRARLKKRS